Proteins encoded within one genomic window of Octopus bimaculoides isolate UCB-OBI-ISO-001 unplaced genomic scaffold, ASM119413v2 Scaffold_52668, whole genome shotgun sequence:
- the LOC106867053 gene encoding integumentary mucin C.1, with protein MTSAATTSAPSGTTTPATTAATSGTTTAAPSATTTVATTASSTTAVASGTTTAAPSATTAATPGTTTAAPSVTTTAAPPATTTAATTVSPSATTTPTSAATTTVVSGTTTAAPPGTTTPAP; from the coding sequence ATGACATCAGCTGCAACTACATCTGCACCATCAGGAACTACAACACCTGCAACTACAGCTGCAACATCAGGAACCACTACTGCTGCACCATCAGCAACTACAACAGTTGCAACTACAGCAAGTTCTACAACAGCTGTAGCATCAGGAACCACAACAGCTGCTCCATCAGCAACTACAGCTGCAACACCAGGAACCACAACAGCTGCACCATCTGTAACCACAACAGCTGCTCCACCAGCAACTACAACAGCTGCAACTACAGTTTCACCATCAGCAACTACAACACCTACATCAGCAGCAACTACAACTGTAGTATCTGGAACCACAACTGCT